From the genome of Sulfurimonas paralvinellae:
ACAGTATTGATCTGCTGGAAAATGCTGCAACACCGGAGCAGTTAGATAATTTTCGCCAGCGATGGGTCAACTTCATTACTACGTATGATGATACCTTTTTACAAAAACTTAAAGAGTTGGGAGATGTAGACAGTTCCGATCTGCGTAAAACTGTAGAAAACCTACATATTCATGCTCCAAAAGAGCCCAGCAGTGCTGCTGTCGATCTTCACAAAGTCTCAAAGCTCTTGGTGGCATCTTTTGTTCCTTCAATTGCCTCAAGTGTGAATGATACGATCGCAGATATCAGTGACAAGCTAAGAAAAAACCCTGAGATACTCGATAGTGAAGATGTTGAAAAAGAGATAAAAGCGGCTATCTCGCTTCGTATTGCTCTTGATAAAGAGAGTGTCAAAGAGATGGTGGAATCCATTGACGGTGTTTTGGACAAACTCTCTTTACGTCTTATTGATATGATAGAGAGCTCGGATAATTCAAATGCAGAGGTTCAGGCAATAAAAAAAGAGCTTGAATCATATACGGAAGAGTCTACTGCCAACTTTAAAGTAGCGCACAAAAAACTCTTTACTATTGCTGTTGCACTGGAAGAAAACACTCAACTGCTTTCCAAAGATCTTAAAAATCATAATAAAGATGTCGATGCTTTGAGTAAAAAAGTGAAAAAACTCGAAGAAGAACTTGAAAAAGCAAAAAAAGAATCGAAAGAGGATTTTCTTACAAAACTTTACAATAAGCGTGCTCTCGATGAATTTATGGAATTCAAAGAGGCCGAATATCAACGCTATGAAAGAAATTATGCCGTCGTTATGTTTGATCTCGATCATTTTAAAGATGTCAATGACACATATGGCCACGAAGCCGGTGATGCAGTTCTCTCTGCCTTTGCGAAAATTTTGAAAAAAGAGGCTCGAAGTGTCGATATCGTCGGTCGTTTCGGTGGAGAAGAGTTTCTTGCTCTTTTAAGTGATACAGACCTTCAAGGCGGTGTTACTTTTGCCGATAAAGTACTGAAACATGTAGAGAAATCCCGTTTTATGTACAAAGGCGATCGTATCAA
Proteins encoded in this window:
- a CDS encoding GGDEF domain-containing protein; amino-acid sequence: MTIQTIINNAVKRLKAEGKLLTPDFYAEAFCKEAERAKISVEDCNHVEKFKDMLSKDFQKDLKNYRIKTMSEFVRFLISKLNRTNPTQCSNTLEAQTHFCKRVLQVITVLHNKEAAELAQNSIDLLENAATPEQLDNFRQRWVNFITTYDDTFLQKLKELGDVDSSDLRKTVENLHIHAPKEPSSAAVDLHKVSKLLVASFVPSIASSVNDTIADISDKLRKNPEILDSEDVEKEIKAAISLRIALDKESVKEMVESIDGVLDKLSLRLIDMIESSDNSNAEVQAIKKELESYTEESTANFKVAHKKLFTIAVALEENTQLLSKDLKNHNKDVDALSKKVKKLEEELEKAKKESKEDFLTKLYNKRALDEFMEFKEAEYQRYERNYAVVMFDLDHFKDVNDTYGHEAGDAVLSAFAKILKKEARSVDIVGRFGGEEFLALLSDTDLQGGVTFADKVLKHVEKSRFMYKGDRIKVTASAGVSERKQHVSLEATVNSADEYLYIAKKNGRNRVEYKK